Genomic segment of Methanothermobacter sp.:
TTTATTCTGAGGAGATATAAACTTTTTGTTATTTACTGCCATCAAATTATTAAAAGTCGGATCACTGTGTTCAGTTATATGGGTGCAGATATATAACTCCAGAGGTTGACCCGAGTTCAGAACGGGCCGAAGGTGAAGACACATTAAAAATTCACCTATTAAATTCTTTTTTCTAGATCCCCTATCGATTTACCAATCATTCACAGTTTTATCCTGAAAAAATAAATGGAAATTTCAGGAAAACCAATCTATTAATCAAATGGCTCATATAATGCCATTACCCTTAAGAAGTTTTTTAGGGTTCTTAACAAGGGCTTCTTCAACCTCTGATTCATCAAGTCCAGCTCCAAGACCCACCCGGCGTGCCATGTCATAGTCAAGGAGGTCACCCGGTGCATGGGTGTCGGTGTCAATGACAACCGGAACCCCCACCTCACGGGCAACACTCGCAACATGCCCGTTACCCAGGCAGTGCCCCTTCCTTGCGCTTATCTCAAGTGTAACACCATTCTCACGGGCAAGTTCAGCATCATCCACCGTTATGAGGCCAGGGTGGGCCAGTATATCAACCTCCGGGCAGCTAACAGCCGCATGATTGGTGCCGGGAATCACAGGTTCAACGATTGTTTCCCCGTGCACAACTATGATCTCAGCCCCAAGACGCCGTGCCCTCACAGCAAGTTTTTCAATTATCTCAACAGGTGCATGTGTTATCTCAGCCCCCGGTATGACCCTGATGTCCCAGTTATCTCCGATATCCTCAACCGCGTCTATGAGGGATGTTATGGTGTTTATATTCGAGGCATCTATGTGGTCTGTGATGGCTATGGCCTCATGTCCCAGGACACATGCCCTCCTTGCAAGTTCAGATGGCAGGAGCTCACCGTCACTCAGGAGACTGTGGGTGTGAAGATCAATCCTGTTTCTGATTTCAGGTCCTCCTTAAAAATCATTATATTCATGTTACAATATACCAGTGAACAGTTAGAGTATGTCCAGGGAAGTATTTAAATGAAGCCCTCAGTCTTTGTTCCAGCACATATAACCGGATTCTTTGAGGTTGTAAGGGCCGCTGATCCCCTGAGAACCGGTTCCAGGGGTGCAGGGGTCGTCCTTGACCGGGGAGTTGAAACCTCAATAAAGGTCAGGAGTTCCGAAGATAAAACGGTTGTTAGGGTCAACGGGAAGAGAGAACACGGGGAATCAGTTAGCCTGCGTTCCATTGAAATCCTCAGGGAAATAACAGGATTCAGGGAGGGTGTGAGCATACACCACAGGGTTGATGTCCCCATAGGGTGTGGTTTTGGGGTATCAGCTGCCTGCGCCCTGGGGAGCGTCCTTGCAGCTGTAAGGGAACTTGAACTCCCTGTCACGGTCAACACTGCAGGTTCAGTGGCCCACAGGGCAGAGGTGGAACTTGGAACAGGACTGGGTGACCTGATAGCCGAGATGACCGGCGGGATAGTCATAAGAACCAGGGAGGGCCCGCCTGGATACGGCAGGACAGACCAGATCACTGACAGGGGCCTGTATGTCTTAACAGAGACCCTGGGGGAGCTTGACACGGCATCGGTCATCGGTGACGAAGCAAAGGTTGGTGCGATAAACCGGATGGGTGCCGGGATGATCCGGAGGCTCCTCAGGGAGCCGACACCCAGGATGTTCATGGAACTCTCCCGTGAGTTTGCCACAGGAACCTCACTCATAACCCAGGAACTCAGAGAACCCATGGAGGCCCTCTCTGAGGGGACACTGGGGGCATCCATGGCAATGCTGGGTAACACGGTATTTGCACTGTCAGCGGACCCTGATGCCGGGGGCGATGACGTGTATGGAATTGACTTTTCAGGTGCAAGGTTTCTGTGATGCTGGAGTTAAAGGGCAGAAGACCATCTGGGGGGGTTCTATGGGTGATAATGAACATATCTGTGGATTTGGGGGAAAATACTTTAAATTAAAAGATTATATTAATCACTGTTCCCATCTCTGCATCAGGGATCCCCGGATGAATGGTGTGAGGGGGACAGACAGGTGAGGCCATGATAAGACTGGTGTATGATATAAACATCTACCGGGACGTCCTCAGGGATGTCCTGAGGCCCGGGGACACCGTTGTTGAACTGGGGTGTCACATAGGGAATTCAACACGCATAATATCTGACCTTGTGCCGGGTGGCAGGGTGGTGGCGGTTGATAACAGCCCAGAGGCGGTTGATGTTATGGAGGCCCTGAGCAGGGAGAGGGATAATGTTGAATTCATATCAGGGGATGTTCGCCTCCATGAAACCCTTGAAGAGGTCTGCAGTATGATTGAATCCTGTGATGTGCTCAGCGTTGACCTTGGAGGGGGTTATCATCCAGATACAACCTTCAAGGTGTACTTCATATGGTCATCCACACTCAAACCAGGGGCCTCAATCATAAGGAACCGGGGTCTCCTGGACTTTGTATGCTCATCCATCACCGAAGAGTCATTCACCTCAGGGTATGGATGGCTTGAGTCAAGTGGGGACGCTGGAATCCCACCACGGCTCAGGGAATTTAAACTCTGGTCCAGTAAAATCTACAAGGAGGGTGCCCATGATAGGCAAAAGGATTAGAATTGAGAGGATAATAAACAGGAAGACCGACAGGACTGTCATAGTACCCCTTGACCATGGTGTCTCAATTGGACCCGTTAAGGGGATAATAGATATGGCAGGGACCATCGATGAGGTGGCAAGCGGCGGAGCCAACGCCGTCCTCATGCACAAGGGGATGGTGAGGAGCGGACACAGGGGGTACGGGAGGGATATCGGCCTCATAATACACCTATCCGCAAGCACGGGCCTCGGCCCTGACCCCAACCATAAGGTGCTTGTCACCTCGGTTGAGAAGGCCCTCAAGCTGGGCGCCGATGCCGTATCAGTCCACGTGAACGTGGGATCCGAGAGGGAGCCGGAGATGCTCATAAAGCTCGGTACCGTGGCTGAAATCTGTGATGACTGGGGAATGCCACTCATAGCCATGATGTACCCCAGGGGTGACAGGATAAAGGACGAGCACGACCCTGAGGTTGTTAAACTTGCAGCGCGTGCAGGTGCAGAGCTGGGTGCAGATATAATAAAGACCAACTACACAGGTGACCCTGACACCTTCAGGGAGGTTGTGAAGGGCTGCCCTGTCCCTGTGGTGATAGCAGGGGGCCCAAAGATTGAAACAGAGGAGGAACTACTCCAGATGGTCAGGGACTCCGTTGATGCAGGTGGTGCCGGTGTAGCCATTGGAAGGAACATCTTCCAGGCCGATTCACCTGCAGATATGACCCGGGCCATTGCAGGTATCGTTCATGACGGCCTTGAAGTTGAGGATGCCGTCAGGATACTCAGGGGTGGCGACTGAGATGAAATTCGCATGGCTGATGGCCCCAGACACCTACTGGGATGAGAAGAAGGCCTTCATAACAGCAGCCCTCGAATCAGGGATAGACCACATCGTGGACACCTCTGATGCCGAGAGGATAAAGAAACTTGGAAACCTCACCCTGATATCCCCTGAGGAAGAGGCAGACATAGTACTCATTGGAAGGGACGGTGAGGGCGACGGAACCCTGGAACTCCCCGAGACCCTTGATTACTCAAGGGACCTTGAAATGGCAGCTGAGCTTAAATCCGGGGGTAAGGAGGTTGCGGCCTACGTTGAGATAAGGAGCAAGGCCCACGAGGAACTTGCAAGAAAACTGGGCCGCATCGTGGACTACCTCATACTCGTTGGGGAGGACTGGAAGATCATCCCCCTTGAGAACATAATAGCGGATCTCCAGGAGGAGGACGTTAAACTGGTCGCGGCGGCGGCAGATGCCGATGAGGCGAGGGTAGCCCTTGAGACCCTTGAACACGGAACCGACGGCGTACTCATAGAACCCGCGGACATCTCACAGATAAAGGCCATAGCAGAGCTCCTTGAGGAGATCGAAAGTGAAACCTATGAACTCAAACCCGCCACGGTCACCAGGGTTGAGCCCCTGGGCTCCGGTGACAGGGTCTGCGTGGACACCTGCTCAATGATGGACGTCGGTGAGGGTATGCTGGTGGGCAGCTACTCACAGGGTCTCTTCCTGGTGCACAGCGAGTCCCTTGAAAGCGAGTATGTGGCCTCAAGGCCCTTCCGCGTGAACGCCGGACCTGTCCAGGCCTACGTCATGATACCCGGTGGCAGGACAAAGTACCTCTCTGAACTTGAAACCGGTGATGAGGTCCTCATCGTTGACCGGAATGGGAGGTCAAGGACCGCGGTTGTCGGAAGGGTTAAAATCGAGAAGAGGCCCCTGATGCTTGTTGAGGCAGAGTACGAGGGCGTGAGGGTCAGGACGCTCCTGCAGAACGCAGAGACAATAAGGCTGGTGAATGATAGGGGAGAACCTGTATCTGTCAGTGAGCTCAGTGAGGGTGATAAGGTCCTTGTCTACTTCGAGGACTCTGCAAGGCACTTCGGTATGGCCATAACAGAGACCATAATCGAGAAATGAGCCACAGCAGAGGGGATGGGCCTGAATGGCCTATCATAAACTCATCACATTCACAGATGGTATATTTATGTACAGAGTGAGGCTCATAACCCCCAGGGAGAAGGATGAACTCCTGGCTGAACTCTCCAGACTCAGACTCTTTGAGAGGAAGGCCAGCCTCCATGGGGCCTGCGTCAAGCTCCTCACAGATGACGTGTCATTCAAGGAGGAGTGGGAGGACAACTTCAGATTCATGAGCGAAGATGTGAGGCCCCATGCAAAGGTATTCGCTGTGTCAGATGGTGGTGACCTGGAGGTTCTCTACGAGGCAAATTCAAAGACAGTCATAATCAGAAACTGTGACTACTATGGCTGGGTTAAGAGCATAGCCCTTGCAGCGGTTGCCGACTTCTTTGAGGAGTACCATTCAGAGCACCGCCGCTACTCGGTCCATGGCTCAGCCCTCGACCGTGAAGGGGAGGGAGTTGCGATCATAGGGCCGCCTGGTAAAGGTAAGACGACCCTCACCTACGGCCTCCTCCTTGATGGGGCCTACAGTTATGTTTCAGATGACTGGTTCTTCACCCGCCTCCTTGAGAACGGGGTTCTGGTGTATGCATCCGAGAAGAACTCCTATATCCGGGACGATATAGGGATTGTGTGGAATGAGTACTCCTCCCTCCTGGACTCTGTGAAACTGGATGCTAGAGCCAGGGGGGTTGCAGATGTTGGGATGCTCTTTGGGGGGCGGATAAGGGAGTCCACAACACTCAAAAGGGTTGTTCTCCTTGAGAGAAACCCAGATAATCCCCCGATGAGGAGGCTGGATCCGGAGGAGGGGATGGAGTATCTGCTGGAAAATGACTTCTGCAACCCCCACCAGCTTGTACGGGATGAGAGAAAGATGGGGCTCCGGAGGAGGTTCTTCAGTGAACTCCTGGGCAGGGTGGACCTCCACATACTCAACACCATTGAAACACCCGCCAGGAGCCTTGAAAGGCTGAAAAAACTTGACTGAAACATGGAGGATCATGAAATGAAGGTCAGGGCCTTCCTTGCAGTTGATGCTGACGATGAACTAAGGGAAAGGGTATGTGAGATACAGGATATCC
This window contains:
- a CDS encoding histidinol phosphate phosphatase domain-containing protein, giving the protein MRNRIDLHTHSLLSDGELLPSELARRACVLGHEAIAITDHIDASNINTITSLIDAVEDIGDNWDIRVIPGAEITHAPVEIIEKLAVRARRLGAEIIVVHGETIVEPVIPGTNHAAVSCPEVDILAHPGLITVDDAELARENGVTLEISARKGHCLGNGHVASVAREVGVPVVIDTDTHAPGDLLDYDMARRVGLGAGLDESEVEEALVKNPKKLLKGNGII
- a CDS encoding pantoate kinase, giving the protein MKPSVFVPAHITGFFEVVRAADPLRTGSRGAGVVLDRGVETSIKVRSSEDKTVVRVNGKREHGESVSLRSIEILREITGFREGVSIHHRVDVPIGCGFGVSAACALGSVLAAVRELELPVTVNTAGSVAHRAEVELGTGLGDLIAEMTGGIVIRTREGPPGYGRTDQITDRGLYVLTETLGELDTASVIGDEAKVGAINRMGAGMIRRLLREPTPRMFMELSREFATGTSLITQELREPMEALSEGTLGASMAMLGNTVFALSADPDAGGDDVYGIDFSGARFL
- a CDS encoding trans-aconitate 2-methyltransferase, with product MIRLVYDINIYRDVLRDVLRPGDTVVELGCHIGNSTRIISDLVPGGRVVAVDNSPEAVDVMEALSRERDNVEFISGDVRLHETLEEVCSMIESCDVLSVDLGGGYHPDTTFKVYFIWSSTLKPGASIIRNRGLLDFVCSSITEESFTSGYGWLESSGDAGIPPRLREFKLWSSKIYKEGAHDRQKD
- a CDS encoding 2-amino-3,7-dideoxy-D-threo-hept-6-ulosonate synthase, with product MIGKRIRIERIINRKTDRTVIVPLDHGVSIGPVKGIIDMAGTIDEVASGGANAVLMHKGMVRSGHRGYGRDIGLIIHLSASTGLGPDPNHKVLVTSVEKALKLGADAVSVHVNVGSEREPEMLIKLGTVAEICDDWGMPLIAMMYPRGDRIKDEHDPEVVKLAARAGAELGADIIKTNYTGDPDTFREVVKGCPVPVVIAGGPKIETEEELLQMVRDSVDAGGAGVAIGRNIFQADSPADMTRAIAGIVHDGLEVEDAVRILRGGD
- a CDS encoding 3-dehydroquinate synthase II; translated protein: MKFAWLMAPDTYWDEKKAFITAALESGIDHIVDTSDAERIKKLGNLTLISPEEEADIVLIGRDGEGDGTLELPETLDYSRDLEMAAELKSGGKEVAAYVEIRSKAHEELARKLGRIVDYLILVGEDWKIIPLENIIADLQEEDVKLVAAAADADEARVALETLEHGTDGVLIEPADISQIKAIAELLEEIESETYELKPATVTRVEPLGSGDRVCVDTCSMMDVGEGMLVGSYSQGLFLVHSESLESEYVASRPFRVNAGPVQAYVMIPGGRTKYLSELETGDEVLIVDRNGRSRTAVVGRVKIEKRPLMLVEAEYEGVRVRTLLQNAETIRLVNDRGEPVSVSELSEGDKVLVYFEDSARHFGMAITETIIEK